The Caldisericia bacterium sequence TGATATGAGATTCTAATTGGATAGTGAGGTGATAAAAGTGAAAAGATTTATGATTCTTATTACAGTTTTTATAATAGTTTCTCTTTTGATACTGAGTAGCTGTTCTTCAAAGTCTCCTGAGGGAACAATAAAAAGATACTTTAAAGCTATCATGAGAGAGGACTATGAAACAGCTTACTCCCTTCTTGCCGGAGATATGCTGAAAGAGAAGGGATCACTTGAGGATTTTAAAAAAGGCTTTGAAAATATGAAAAAGCACAATAGGGAAATTGTTGGGGTGAGGATTGAGGATGTTGTGCTTTCCAATGACAAGAAGAGAGCAAGAGTGCACTTTGTCTTAACAATAAGAGAGAATGGAAAGGAATCAGATTACAGAGGTGCCTATATTTTAACTCTTCATGATGATGGTTGGAAAATAGAGGGTTCAATCTTTTAGAAGATTTTATATAAAAAATGAGAGAATTTCATTATCCTGTATGGCTGATGCAGCCAATACCCTATTTTGGAGAAAAACTTGAAGGAGATTGGGTATATGAGGAGAAGATAGATGGCTGGAGATTACAGATAATTAAGGTAGAAGAAGATATCAAATTCTTTGGGAGGAGACTTACAAAAAATCCAGATTGGACAGAGAAGTTAAAAGTGCCAAGAGAGAATTTAAAGAGGATACTACCTGAGAAGACTATTCTCGATTCAGAACTATACTCAGATAAAGGAAGAAGGTTTATTCCCTCTCTCTTTGCAAAGAAAAAGAAGGCAGAGCCATTAATTTACATTTTTGATGTTATTTTCTTTGAGGGAGAATTTCTTGGCAACTTACCTTTAAAGAAGAGAAGGAAAATTCTTGAGAGTTTGAATTTTAAACCCCCATTTTTTCTATTGCCTCAGTATAAATTAGTCTCCGTTGACAAAATCCTTGAAAATCTTAGAGAATCTTCAAGTGAAGGTGTTGTATTCAAAGAACTTAATTCAGATTACAGACTCGGTAAGGAATGTCCATTAGTTACAGAATTCTGGAGAAAATTAAAATTCAGGAGGTAAAAAATGCCAAAAATAGGGAGATTTCAAGTAATGGCAACTCTTCAGGCAGCAAGAGCTTATGTGCTTGGCCTTTCCCTTGAAGAGGCAAAGAGTTTTGGACTTAATAGAGCGATATTTTACGCTGCTGCCAAGAGAGGTTTTAAGGAGAAGGTAAAGGAACCTAAGGGGTTTTTAATAAAAGAGAAGGGTTTGAGGAAAGAAGAGATAGAGAGGATACAAAAGACTTTCAGTATATTTAAGCTTGGAGATGAGATGGCATACTCTGTGGAAATAGACGGAAAGAGATACTTTGTTATTGGAGGAGAGATTCAGAGACCGGAAGATTTTAAAAAGCAGATCGAAAGAAGATTTAAGGGAAAATTTGATAAGGCATTCAAGGAAGCATTAGAGATTGTTAAAAATTATGATAAAGGGGTTCTTCTCTCTCAAAGAAATTTCTATGAAGTAGTGTATAAACCAAGAAGAGACACACTGAAAGATAAGTGGTCAAAACTCGTTGAAGAAGAAAAATAAAGGGTGTGCACCTCCCTACGATACACTCCTCCTCAGGTCTTTCCCAAGAAGGAAATCAGGAAAGAGTCACCAGGGAACACTTAGAGAATTACTTACCGTTGCTTCCTTCCGGACCTGGCGGGGTTCGTAACCTCTAAGTTTCCTGGCTTCCTTCCGTCATCTTTCCTTCTTAAGAACCTTCTGAAAAGGAGTGCACCTTCAGGAGGAATTCAGCCCCACTGAGCGGGTTGTGGGTTACAGGGCACCGCTAACTCCCCGCTTAGCACACCCTGATTTGATTATATCAAATATCAGTTTATTATTTTAAATACACAATAGTTACACCACCATTCTCTGGGTCGGTGGTGTACCTCTGAACATGAGGATTTGTCTTGAGAAAATCATGTATTGCCTTTCTCAATATCCCTGTTCCTACACCATGGTGTATATAAACAAATGGAAAACCTGCAAGTGATGCTGAATCAAGGTATTTATCAAGCTTTACCAATGCTTCATCCACCGTCTTTCCGTGAAGGTCTATCTTCATGGGAAGAGTTTCAGGTGTTGGAAGTTCCACTTTGCCCTCTTTATTAGGTACCTCTTCCACTTCTGTGATCTTTCGGGTTATATCTTCAAAGGGAAGAATGACTCTCATGGTTCCAATTTGTATCTGAACTTTTTTCTCCTCCTCATCTTTATTTAAAACAATCCCCTGCTTTCCAAATTTCTCTATCCACACAAGGTCTCCAATCTCAATTTCATCCCAGTCTATCACAATCTTTCTCTCCTCGGAGACTATCTCTTCAGCTATCTTTTCTTCCTCCTTCTCAAGTTCTTTCTTCTCCTCAAGAACAACCTTCCTCTCTTTGGGTATATTCTTCAAGAGTTCTTCCATCCTTCTTCTTGTGTCTTCAATAATTTTTAAAGCCTCTTT is a genomic window containing:
- a CDS encoding DUF4878 domain-containing protein, producing the protein MIKVKRFMILITVFIIVSLLILSSCSSKSPEGTIKRYFKAIMREDYETAYSLLAGDMLKEKGSLEDFKKGFENMKKHNREIVGVRIEDVVLSNDKKRARVHFVLTIRENGKESDYRGAYILTLHDDGWKIEGSIF
- a CDS encoding ATP-dependent DNA ligase, translating into MREFHYPVWLMQPIPYFGEKLEGDWVYEEKIDGWRLQIIKVEEDIKFFGRRLTKNPDWTEKLKVPRENLKRILPEKTILDSELYSDKGRRFIPSLFAKKKKAEPLIYIFDVIFFEGEFLGNLPLKKRRKILESLNFKPPFFLLPQYKLVSVDKILENLRESSSEGVVFKELNSDYRLGKECPLVTEFWRKLKFRR